A stretch of the Rodentibacter haemolyticus genome encodes the following:
- the efp gene encoding elongation factor P — MATYTTSDFKPGLKFMQDGEPCVIVENEFVKPGKGQAFTRTRIRKLISGKVLDVNFKSGTSVEAADVMDLNLTYSYKDDAFWYFMHPETFEQYSADAKAVGDAEKWLLDQADCIVTLWNGAPITVTPPNFVELEIVDTDPGLKGDTAGTGGKPATLSTGAVVKVPLFVQIGEVIRVDTRSGEYVSRVK, encoded by the coding sequence ATGGCTACATATACTACCAGTGATTTCAAACCGGGTCTAAAATTTATGCAAGACGGAGAGCCTTGCGTGATCGTTGAAAACGAATTCGTAAAACCGGGTAAAGGACAGGCATTCACACGCACCCGTATTCGTAAATTAATTTCAGGCAAAGTATTGGACGTAAACTTCAAATCCGGTACTTCGGTTGAAGCCGCTGACGTGATGGATCTGAATTTAACCTATTCATACAAAGACGATGCGTTCTGGTATTTTATGCATCCGGAAACATTCGAGCAATACTCGGCAGATGCAAAAGCCGTGGGCGATGCCGAAAAATGGTTATTAGACCAAGCCGATTGTATCGTGACGTTATGGAACGGTGCGCCAATCACCGTTACCCCTCCGAATTTTGTCGAATTAGAAATTGTAGATACTGACCCCGGCTTAAAAGGTGATACCGCGGGTACCGGCGGCAAACCGGCAACGTTAAGTACCGGTGCTGTGGTGAAAGTGCCATTATTCGTTCAAATCGGTGAAGTTATCCGAGTAGATACCCGTTCCGGCGAATATGTCTCTCGTGTGAAATAA
- the crp gene encoding cAMP-activated global transcriptional regulator CRP, which produces MSDYVDIDMEQHQEEKAPARDPALDWFLTHCHIHKYPAKSTLIHAGEDATTLYYVIKGSVMVSAKDDEGKEMILTYLGAGEFFGEAGLFDEGSKRSAWVKTKTPCEIAEISYKKYRQLIQLNPEILMFLTAQLARRVQNTSRQVSNLAFLDVAGRIAQTLINLAKQPEAMTHPDGMQIKITRQEIGQMVGCSRETVGRIIKMLEDQNLIHAHGKTIVVYGIR; this is translated from the coding sequence ATGTCAGATTATGTCGATATTGATATGGAGCAGCATCAGGAAGAAAAAGCTCCTGCAAGAGATCCGGCGCTGGATTGGTTTTTAACACACTGCCATATTCATAAATATCCGGCAAAATCAACCTTAATTCATGCAGGCGAAGATGCGACAACACTTTATTATGTGATTAAAGGTAGTGTGATGGTGTCGGCAAAAGATGATGAAGGCAAAGAGATGATTTTAACTTATCTCGGTGCCGGAGAATTTTTTGGTGAGGCAGGATTGTTTGATGAAGGTTCAAAACGCTCGGCTTGGGTAAAAACCAAAACACCTTGTGAAATTGCTGAAATCTCTTATAAAAAATATCGTCAGCTTATCCAACTTAACCCTGAAATTTTAATGTTTCTTACCGCACAATTGGCGCGCCGTGTACAAAATACATCACGTCAAGTAAGTAATCTGGCATTTTTGGATGTAGCGGGACGAATTGCACAAACCTTGATAAATTTGGCAAAACAACCGGAAGCAATGACTCACCCCGATGGTATGCAGATTAAAATTACACGCCAAGAAATCGGGCAAATGGTAGGGTGTTCCCGTGAGACGGTGGGGCGCATTATTAAAATGTTAGAAGATCAAAATTTGATTCATGCCCACGGAAAAACCATTGTCGTTTACGGGATAAGATAA
- a CDS encoding YheU family protein, whose product MIIPWQDLDPTTLDNIIESIILREGTDYGVEEIPLVQKKEQLLARVCNGDAVIVWSELHESIDIKDKMEFLK is encoded by the coding sequence ATGATTATTCCGTGGCAGGATTTAGATCCCACAACGCTTGATAATATTATTGAAAGTATCATATTGCGTGAAGGAACAGACTATGGTGTTGAAGAGATTCCTCTCGTACAAAAAAAAGAGCAGTTGTTAGCACGCGTTTGTAATGGAGATGCGGTGATTGTTTGGTCAGAGTTGCATGAATCCATTGATATAAAAGATAAAATGGAATTTTTAAAGTAA
- the slmA gene encoding nucleoid occlusion factor SlmA, whose product MVEEQLSLDGVDEIKPEVKAPKIEKRTVKERRQQVLTVLTHMLHSERGMERMTTARLAQEVGVSEAALYRYFPSKTKMFEALIENIEGNLLSRINTSIRNETNTMHRVHDILQMILDFARKNPGLTRILTGHALMFEAPQLQVRVAQFFDRLEMQFVNILQMRKLREGKGFSVDVRIIASHLVTLCEGQFMRYVRTNFRATSNQSFEQQWRFIEPLFA is encoded by the coding sequence ATGGTAGAAGAACAATTATCATTGGACGGCGTAGATGAAATTAAGCCGGAAGTAAAAGCACCAAAAATTGAAAAGCGTACGGTAAAAGAACGCCGCCAGCAGGTGCTGACTGTGTTAACACATATGTTGCATTCTGAACGGGGAATGGAACGGATGACGACTGCGCGTTTAGCGCAAGAAGTCGGCGTGTCGGAAGCGGCGCTTTATCGTTACTTTCCAAGTAAAACAAAAATGTTTGAAGCCTTGATTGAAAATATTGAGGGTAATTTACTAAGCCGAATTAATACCTCTATTCGGAACGAAACCAATACAATGCATCGTGTGCATGATATCTTACAGATGATCTTGGATTTTGCCCGTAAAAATCCGGGATTGACACGAATTTTAACCGGCCATGCGTTAATGTTTGAAGCACCACAATTACAAGTGCGTGTTGCCCAATTCTTCGATCGCCTTGAAATGCAATTCGTCAATATTCTACAAATGAGAAAATTGCGTGAGGGAAAAGGTTTTTCTGTTGATGTGCGCATTATTGCCTCTCATTTGGTTACCTTATGTGAAGGGCAATTTATGCGCTATGTTCGTACGAATTTTCGCGCGACCTCAAACCAGTCTTTTGAACAGCAATGGCGGTTTATTGAGCCGTTATTCGCTTGA
- the dut gene encoding dUTP diphosphatase produces the protein MKKIDVKILDQRIGKKFPLPTYATEGSAGLDLRALIDESLEIKPGETKLIPTGLSIYIADPNLAAVILPRSGLGHKHGIVLGNLVGLIDSDYQGPLMVSVWNRGSEPFKVEIGDRIAQLVFVPIVQAEFNIVSEFTETERGEGGFGHSGKK, from the coding sequence ATGAAGAAAATTGATGTAAAAATTTTAGACCAACGTATCGGCAAGAAATTTCCTTTGCCGACTTATGCGACGGAAGGATCGGCAGGACTTGATTTACGGGCATTGATTGACGAAAGCCTGGAAATTAAACCGGGTGAAACAAAATTGATTCCGACCGGGTTATCTATTTATATTGCCGATCCTAATTTGGCGGCGGTGATTTTACCTCGTTCGGGGTTAGGACATAAACACGGCATCGTGTTAGGTAACTTAGTGGGATTGATTGACTCTGATTATCAAGGCCCTTTAATGGTATCTGTTTGGAATCGCGGTTCTGAACCGTTCAAGGTGGAAATCGGTGATCGTATTGCGCAACTTGTATTTGTACCGATTGTACAGGCAGAGTTCAATATTGTTAGCGAATTTACGGAAACTGAACGTGGTGAAGGTGGTTTTGGGCATTCGGGTAAGAAGTAA
- the coaBC gene encoding bifunctional phosphopantothenoylcysteine decarboxylase/phosphopantothenate--cysteine ligase CoaBC — translation MELTGKCVVVGITGGIAAYKTIEFIRLLRKAGAEVRVVLTSAAAEFVTPLTLQAISGNAVAQSLLDPQAELAMGHIELAKWADVIVIAPASADFIARFTVGMANDLLSTICLATNAPIFLAPAMNQQMFRQPITQQNLTALEMRGMQLIGPNSGFQACGDVGAGRMSEPMEMLTALSDFFAQSQDLRDLNVVITAGPTRESLDPVRYISNHSSGKMGFAIAEAFAKRGAKVTLISGPVNLTTPKNVNRIDVISAQEMWQVALESAVKNQIFIGCAAVADYRVAEVATQKIKKSGDEMTIKLIKNPDIIADVGHLSESRPFTVGFAAETQNVAGYAKDKLQRKKLDMICANDVSGGQVFNADENALQLFWQGGGKVLSLKSKADLATDLVNEIVLQYQKNL, via the coding sequence ATGGAATTAACCGGAAAATGTGTAGTGGTCGGGATAACAGGTGGCATTGCAGCTTATAAAACCATTGAATTTATTCGCTTATTACGTAAAGCGGGGGCGGAGGTTCGTGTCGTGTTAACCTCTGCGGCGGCAGAATTTGTTACTCCGCTGACTTTACAAGCCATTTCCGGCAATGCCGTAGCGCAGTCTTTGCTTGATCCGCAAGCAGAGCTCGCTATGGGGCATATCGAGTTGGCGAAATGGGCTGATGTCATTGTTATTGCGCCGGCAAGTGCCGATTTTATCGCCCGTTTTACGGTGGGAATGGCGAATGATTTGCTTTCGACCATTTGTTTGGCAACAAATGCGCCGATTTTTCTTGCCCCGGCAATGAACCAACAAATGTTTCGCCAGCCCATAACGCAGCAAAATTTAACCGCACTTGAAATGCGTGGCATGCAACTTATCGGGCCAAATAGCGGCTTTCAGGCTTGTGGTGATGTGGGTGCCGGGCGAATGTCCGAACCGATGGAAATGTTGACCGCGCTTTCCGATTTCTTTGCCCAAAGCCAAGATTTACGAGATTTAAATGTCGTCATTACTGCCGGCCCGACGCGTGAGTCGCTTGATCCGGTGCGTTATATTTCTAATCACAGTTCCGGAAAAATGGGCTTTGCCATTGCTGAAGCCTTTGCTAAACGAGGCGCAAAGGTGACTTTGATTAGTGGACCGGTCAATTTAACGACACCGAAAAACGTCAATCGCATTGATGTGATTTCTGCGCAAGAAATGTGGCAGGTTGCTCTTGAAAGTGCGGTCAAAAATCAGATTTTTATTGGCTGTGCGGCGGTAGCCGATTATCGTGTCGCAGAAGTTGCGACACAAAAGATTAAAAAATCAGGTGATGAAATGACGATAAAGCTCATTAAGAACCCGGATATTATTGCGGACGTGGGACATTTGTCCGAATCTCGCCCATTCACCGTAGGTTTTGCCGCCGAAACACAAAATGTGGCGGGTTATGCGAAAGATAAATTGCAACGGAAAAAATTGGATATGATTTGTGCAAACGATGTATCCGGAGGGCAAGTATTTAATGCGGATGAAAATGCCTTACAACTTTTTTGGCAAGGTGGCGGTAAAGTTCTCTCGTTAAAATCGAAAGCTGATTTAGCCACTGATTTGGTGAATGAAATCGTTCTGCAATATCAAAAAAACTTATAA
- the radC gene encoding RadC family protein, producing MESGELMPREKLLKYGVNTLSDHELLAIFLRTGIKGCPVMQLSKRVLEHFGSLRVLLSADQKAFCAVKGLGITQFIQLQATTEMTKRYLKQEIFNAQIFNDPEIVKLYLRTELQHEEREIFMVLFLDSQHRLIKKERLFLGTINVSSVYPREIIKAALYCNAAALILVHNHPSGIAEPSYADQIITQKICDSAELMEIRILDHFIVGKGDCYSFAENRLL from the coding sequence ATGGAATCAGGCGAGCTTATGCCACGTGAAAAATTATTAAAATATGGCGTTAATACACTTTCGGATCACGAACTCTTAGCGATTTTTTTACGCACGGGTATAAAAGGTTGCCCCGTTATGCAACTTTCCAAGCGGGTGCTTGAACATTTCGGTTCGCTCCGAGTATTGCTTTCCGCTGATCAAAAAGCATTTTGTGCGGTAAAAGGGCTGGGCATTACACAATTTATTCAACTGCAAGCGACCACTGAAATGACCAAACGTTATCTTAAGCAAGAGATATTTAACGCTCAAATTTTCAATGACCCCGAAATTGTTAAACTCTACCTACGTACGGAATTGCAGCACGAAGAACGTGAAATTTTTATGGTGCTTTTTTTAGATAGCCAACATCGTCTTATTAAAAAAGAACGACTATTTTTAGGCACAATTAACGTTTCCAGCGTATATCCCCGCGAAATCATCAAAGCAGCCCTTTATTGCAATGCAGCGGCACTTATTTTGGTGCATAATCATCCATCAGGCATTGCCGAACCCAGTTATGCCGATCAAATCATTACGCAAAAAATTTGTGATTCGGCCGAATTGATGGAGATTCGGATTCTTGATCATTTTATCGTGGGTAAAGGCGATTGCTATTCCTTTGCGGAAAATCGCTTACTTTAA
- the rpmB gene encoding 50S ribosomal protein L28 codes for MSRVCQVTGKRPAVGNNRSHAMNATRRRFLPNLHTHRFWVESEKRFVTLRLTAKGMRIIDKKGIDAVLAEIRARGEKI; via the coding sequence ATGTCTAGAGTTTGTCAAGTAACGGGCAAGCGTCCTGCGGTGGGTAACAATCGCTCACACGCAATGAATGCGACACGTCGTCGTTTTCTTCCAAACCTTCACACTCATCGTTTTTGGGTTGAAAGTGAAAAACGTTTTGTAACCTTACGTTTAACTGCGAAAGGTATGCGTATTATCGATAAAAAAGGCATTGATGCAGTGTTAGCTGAAATCCGTGCTCGTGGCGAAAAAATCTAA
- the rpmG gene encoding 50S ribosomal protein L33, giving the protein MAAKGAREKIRLVSTAETGHFYTTDKNKRNMPEKMEIKKFDPVVRKHVIYKEAKIK; this is encoded by the coding sequence ATGGCAGCTAAAGGCGCTCGTGAGAAAATCCGTTTAGTTTCTACTGCAGAGACCGGTCATTTCTACACAACCGATAAAAACAAACGTAATATGCCTGAAAAAATGGAAATCAAAAAATTTGATCCTGTAGTGCGTAAACACGTTATCTACAAAGAAGCAAAAATCAAATAA
- the mutM gene encoding DNA-formamidopyrimidine glycosylase, producing MPELPEVETALRGVSPYLKGFTIEKITVRQPKLRWVVSPELVELKNVKILTLSRRAKYLIIHTEKGYIIGHLGMSGSVRIVPHDSPIDKHDHLDIVINNGKLLRYNDPRRFGAWLWTEDLDEFHLFLKLGPEPLSDEFNAEYLFKKSRKKTTALKTFLMDNAVVVGVGNIYANESLFLCGLHPLKSAGNLTRKQCGLIVDTIKTVLAKAIEQGGTTLKDFLQPDGRPGYFAQELLVYGNKDKPCPKCGTKIESLVIGQRNSYLCPHCQKKK from the coding sequence ATGCCTGAACTTCCTGAAGTCGAGACCGCCCTGCGCGGTGTAAGCCCTTATCTAAAGGGGTTTACCATTGAAAAAATTACCGTACGCCAACCTAAATTACGTTGGGTGGTTTCACCTGAATTGGTAGAACTAAAAAATGTAAAAATTTTAACCCTCAGCCGCCGAGCGAAATACCTCATAATTCACACGGAAAAAGGCTATATTATCGGTCATTTAGGAATGTCCGGTTCTGTACGGATCGTGCCGCATGATAGCCCGATTGATAAGCACGATCATCTTGATATCGTCATAAATAATGGAAAACTATTACGTTATAACGATCCCCGCCGTTTCGGTGCTTGGCTATGGACGGAAGATCTTGATGAATTTCACTTATTCTTAAAACTCGGCCCTGAACCTCTTTCTGACGAATTTAATGCAGAGTATCTGTTTAAAAAATCTCGCAAAAAAACAACCGCACTTAAAACCTTCCTGATGGATAATGCCGTTGTTGTCGGTGTTGGGAATATTTACGCCAATGAAAGCCTATTTTTATGTGGTTTGCACCCACTCAAATCGGCGGGTAATCTTACCCGAAAACAATGCGGGTTAATCGTTGATACAATTAAAACGGTACTGGCTAAAGCGATTGAGCAAGGTGGAACAACTCTTAAAGACTTTTTACAGCCTGATGGCCGTCCCGGTTATTTTGCACAAGAACTGTTAGTGTATGGTAACAAAGATAAACCTTGTCCAAAGTGCGGTACAAAAATCGAAAGTTTAGTGATTGGTCAACGTAACAGTTATCTTTGCCCCCATTGCCAAAAGAAAAAATAA
- a CDS encoding MltR family transcriptional regulator, translating to MPSEHIYEKLNEASSVRGFIIASVTIFDEVVDGLINRVFRKTDFVVKSVVDSLFETSGPLSDLSIRLKVLFGLGLFERSIFEDILHFIDLKERLNNDEKEYGFSDELMIDFAQRLNFAEEKYLLDFPLDTASPDSLLFQMKQQRKEKLLRSCLTLSVIEICDKLQIESPL from the coding sequence GTGCCATCAGAACATATTTATGAAAAACTTAACGAAGCAAGCTCCGTTCGAGGTTTTATTATTGCCTCCGTAACAATTTTCGATGAAGTGGTGGACGGTTTAATTAACCGCGTTTTTCGTAAAACGGATTTTGTAGTTAAATCCGTGGTTGATTCTTTATTTGAAACCAGCGGGCCGCTTTCAGATCTTTCTATTCGGTTAAAAGTGTTATTTGGTCTAGGCTTGTTTGAGCGTTCTATTTTTGAGGATATTCTCCATTTTATTGATTTAAAAGAGCGGTTAAATAATGATGAAAAAGAATACGGCTTTTCTGATGAATTGATGATAGATTTTGCGCAAAGATTAAATTTTGCGGAAGAAAAATATCTATTGGACTTTCCTCTTGATACAGCTTCACCGGATTCACTGCTTTTTCAAATGAAACAACAACGCAAAGAAAAATTACTGCGTTCTTGTTTAACTCTTAGCGTCATCGAGATTTGTGACAAACTGCAAATTGAAAGCCCGCTTTAA
- a CDS encoding mannitol-1-phosphate 5-dehydrogenase, protein MKALHFGAGNIGRGFIGKLLADSNIHVTFADVNEHIINLLKQNQAYNVKIVGENLNTIERVTNVSGVDSKDEAAIIGLFNEVELITTAVGPNVLKIIASTIAKGLETRLSAGNEKPLNIIACENMVRGTTFLKEQVFAHLSPEMQAKVEKVVGFVDSAVDRIVPPVQADESDPLLVTVEEFSEWIVDETQFKGEIPPIGGMERTDNLMAFVERKLFTLNTGHAATSYLGKLKGYRFVKESIEDAEIKAEVKATMEESGAVLIKRYGFEPQAHRAYIEKILKRFANPFLVDDVDRVGREPLRKLSFNDRLIKPLRGTLEYQLDNTHLVHTVAAALSYRNEQDPQALELARTLNEKGVYETIRQYTELQDETVIERIAQAYESIPH, encoded by the coding sequence ATGAAAGCATTACATTTTGGTGCGGGAAATATCGGGCGCGGTTTTATTGGTAAGTTATTGGCTGATAGCAATATCCACGTAACTTTTGCCGATGTGAATGAACACATCATTAATTTGTTGAAACAGAATCAAGCCTATAACGTAAAAATCGTTGGTGAAAATTTAAACACCATTGAACGGGTAACGAATGTGAGCGGTGTAGATTCAAAAGATGAAGCGGCGATCATCGGATTATTTAATGAGGTTGAGCTCATTACCACTGCGGTCGGACCGAATGTCTTAAAAATTATTGCAAGTACTATCGCAAAAGGTTTGGAAACTCGGTTGAGTGCGGGCAATGAGAAACCGTTAAATATTATTGCTTGTGAAAATATGGTGCGCGGTACAACTTTCTTGAAAGAGCAGGTATTTGCCCATTTAAGCCCGGAAATGCAAGCAAAAGTAGAAAAGGTAGTCGGCTTCGTTGATTCTGCGGTGGATCGTATTGTACCGCCGGTGCAAGCGGATGAATCGGATCCATTACTTGTTACGGTTGAAGAGTTTAGTGAATGGATTGTAGATGAAACGCAATTTAAGGGGGAAATTCCACCGATTGGCGGTATGGAAAGAACCGATAACTTAATGGCATTCGTTGAGCGTAAATTATTCACGTTAAACACGGGCCACGCCGCAACTTCATATCTCGGAAAATTAAAAGGTTATCGCTTTGTAAAAGAAAGTATTGAAGATGCGGAAATTAAAGCGGAAGTTAAAGCAACGATGGAAGAAAGCGGTGCGGTATTGATTAAGCGTTATGGTTTTGAGCCGCAAGCTCATCGTGCGTATATTGAAAAAATATTGAAGCGTTTTGCGAATCCGTTCTTGGTTGACGATGTTGATCGTGTTGGGCGTGAACCGCTGCGTAAATTAAGTTTTAATGATCGGCTGATTAAACCGTTACGCGGCACGTTAGAATATCAACTTGATAACACGCACTTGGTTCATACCGTTGCAGCAGCCTTGTCTTATCGTAATGAACAAGATCCGCAGGCTTTGGAGTTAGCACGAACTCTTAATGAAAAAGGCGTGTACGAAACCATTCGTCAGTACACCGAATTACAAGATGAAACGGTAATCGAGCGTATTGCACAGGCTTACGAAAGCATTCCTCATTAG
- a CDS encoding PTS mannitol transporter subunit IICBA has translation MLSASAKVKIQSFGRFLSNMVMPNIGAFIAWGFITALFIPTGWLPNETLAKLVGPMITYLLPLLIGYTGGKLVGGDRGAVVGAITTAGVIIGTDIPMFLGAMIAGPTGGWAIKRFDKWADGKIKSGFEMLVNNFSSGIIGMILAILFFWVVGPVVKSLTELLAAGVKVLVDNNLLPLTSIFVEPAKILFLNNAINHGIFSPLGIQQSQEFGQSIFFLIEANPGPGLGILLAYIFFGKGSAKQTAGGAAVIHFFGGIHEIYFPYVLMNPRLLIAVIAGGMAGVFTLTLFSAGLVAPASPGSIIAVLMMTPKTSVVGVVASVVVACAVSFVLASFFLKIQKEESNNLEEMQAASKAMKTGNLNQLQATDYKGLSKIYVSCDAGMGSSAMGASMLRKKVNDAGLALEVTNVAINDLPDDARLVITHQDLTLRAKKQAPNAMHLSLTNFLDNKFYDSLVQDLKAQLNVQAVVAKPEEDVVEVNGAKFTLKPEQIFLGLSADNKDEAIRFAGEQLVKAGFVEPSYVDAMFEREKLVSTYLGEGVAVPHGTVEAKDSVLKTGIVVCQYPSGVRFNDEEDGIAKLVVGIAAKNNEHIQVVSAITNALDSEEAIEVLTSTNDVEKVLALLKA, from the coding sequence ATGTTATCAGCAAGCGCGAAAGTGAAAATTCAAAGTTTTGGACGTTTTCTTTCCAATATGGTGATGCCGAATATCGGTGCGTTTATTGCGTGGGGTTTTATTACCGCACTTTTTATCCCGACAGGTTGGTTGCCAAATGAAACTTTGGCAAAATTGGTCGGGCCAATGATTACCTATTTACTTCCGCTATTAATCGGTTATACCGGTGGTAAATTAGTCGGCGGAGATCGTGGGGCGGTGGTCGGTGCTATCACTACCGCAGGGGTGATTATCGGTACGGATATTCCAATGTTTCTTGGTGCGATGATTGCAGGTCCGACAGGCGGCTGGGCGATTAAGCGCTTTGATAAATGGGCGGACGGTAAAATCAAGAGTGGTTTTGAGATGTTGGTAAACAACTTCTCATCAGGCATCATCGGTATGATTTTAGCGATTTTATTTTTCTGGGTTGTCGGTCCGGTAGTGAAGTCGTTAACCGAATTATTAGCCGCCGGCGTGAAAGTGTTAGTAGATAATAATTTGCTTCCGTTAACCTCTATTTTCGTTGAACCTGCAAAAATTCTTTTCCTAAATAATGCGATTAACCACGGTATTTTCTCACCGCTTGGTATTCAACAATCGCAAGAATTCGGTCAATCTATTTTCTTTTTAATCGAGGCAAATCCCGGCCCGGGACTAGGTATTTTGCTCGCTTATATTTTCTTTGGAAAAGGTTCGGCAAAACAAACCGCAGGCGGTGCGGCGGTGATTCATTTCTTCGGTGGAATTCACGAAATTTATTTCCCTTATGTGTTAATGAACCCTCGTTTACTCATTGCTGTGATTGCTGGTGGAATGGCAGGAGTGTTTACCTTAACGCTATTTAGTGCGGGCTTGGTTGCACCGGCGTCTCCGGGATCAATTATTGCGGTATTGATGATGACTCCGAAAACCTCTGTTGTCGGAGTGGTGGCTTCAGTCGTTGTTGCCTGTGCGGTCTCATTTGTATTGGCGTCTTTCTTCTTAAAAATTCAAAAAGAAGAATCAAACAATCTTGAGGAAATGCAAGCTGCATCAAAAGCAATGAAAACAGGCAATTTGAATCAACTCCAAGCAACCGATTATAAAGGGCTAAGCAAAATTTATGTCTCTTGTGATGCAGGTATGGGCTCGAGTGCGATGGGCGCAAGTATGTTGCGTAAAAAAGTGAATGATGCCGGTTTAGCGTTAGAAGTGACGAATGTGGCGATTAATGACTTACCTGATGATGCGCGTCTTGTTATTACCCATCAAGATTTAACTTTACGTGCGAAAAAACAAGCACCTAATGCGATGCATTTATCTTTAACTAATTTTTTGGATAATAAATTTTACGATAGCCTTGTTCAAGATTTGAAAGCACAGCTTAATGTACAAGCGGTAGTTGCGAAACCGGAAGAAGATGTGGTGGAAGTAAACGGTGCAAAATTTACCTTAAAACCGGAACAAATCTTCTTGGGGTTAAGTGCCGATAACAAAGATGAGGCGATTCGTTTTGCCGGTGAGCAATTGGTGAAAGCCGGTTTTGTTGAGCCTAGTTATGTAGATGCGATGTTCGAGCGTGAAAAATTGGTTTCAACTTATCTTGGTGAAGGGGTTGCTGTGCCGCATGGTACGGTAGAAGCGAAAGACTCAGTATTAAAAACCGGTATTGTTGTGTGTCAGTATCCGTCCGGCGTACGCTTTAATGATGAGGAAGACGGCATCGCAAAACTGGTTGTGGGTATTGCAGCGAAAAATAATGAACATATTCAGGTGGTTTCTGCGATTACTAATGCGCTGGATAGTGAAGAAGCCATTGAAGTCTTAACGTCAACAAATGACGTAGAAAAAGTACTCGCATTACTTAAAGCATAA